The nucleotide sequence GTAGTTCTGTTACGAATCACGATTCCTTTAGCAATCAATTCATCATAACGTTTATTGGCATCATCTACTTTTGCTAAGATAAAATTAGCCTCAGAAGGATAAATTTTCTCTACAAAAGATACTTCATTTAATACTTCAAGTAAAGATTCTCTTTGTGCTATAATAGAAGTGATTTCGTTATCAATTTTAGATTGATCTTTCAATCGTTCTAAAGCTCTTTGTTGCGTTAGTTCGTTAACGTTATACGGTGGTTTGATTTTATTCAAAACCGCAATTACATCAGCCGAAGCATAACAAATCCCCAAACGAATTCCTGCCAAACCATAGGCTTTAGAAAGCGTTTGTGTGATGATTAAATTAGGGTATTGGTCTAGTTTAGCTAACCAACTCGCTTTGTCTGAAAAATCAATGTAGGCTTCATCAATCACCACAAAACAATTGAATTTTTCTAAAATAGTCGTTACACTTTCTTCGGTAAACGAATTCCCGGTTGGGTTGTTTGGCGAACACAAAAAAATGATTTTCGTATTCGGTGTAACCGCTTCTAAAATAGCTTCTACTCGTGGTTGAAAACTTTCAGAAAGTACGATTTCTTTGTGTTCTACATTATTGATATTAGCCAAAACACCATACATTCCATAAGTTGGTGGCAAACTGATAACATTGTCTTCTTTAGGCTCACAAAACGCTCTGAACAATAAATCCAATACTTCATCACTTCCGTTACCTAGCAGAATTTGATTGGTATTCAAACCTTTATTTTGCGCCAAGACTACTTTCACAGAAGTTTGCTGTGGATCAGGATAACGATTGACTCCATTTTGAAACGGATTTTCATTGGCATCCAAAAACACCATCTGAGCCGTATCAAAATCCTCAAACTCATCACGCGCTGAAGAATAAGGCTTTAACACCTTAACATTCGCACGAACTAAATTATTTATATCGAAATTATTTTTCATTTTCAATCGCTTTTAAACGTAATGTAACTGCATTTTTGTGTGCCTGTAAGCCTTCGGCTTCTGCCATGATTTCTATTGCTTTCCCAATGTTTTGAATTCCCTTTTCAGAGATTTTTTGGAAGGTCATTGATTTCATAAAACTATCTAAGTTCACACCGCTATAGTTCTTCGCATAACCATTCGTTGGCAAGGTGTGATTGGTTCCTGAGGCATAATCTCCAGCACTTTCGGGCGTATAGTTTCCTATAAAAACCGAACCAGCATTTTGGATTCCATCCACATAAAAATCATTGTCAGCCGTACACACAATAAAGTGTTCTGGTCCATATTCATTGATTAAGTCTAAAGCAATCGCATCGTTTTCGACAAAAATCAATTTCGAATTCGCAATCGCTTTTTCAGCAATCGCTTTTCTTGGTAACACTTCTAATTGCGCTTGAATTTCGCTTTCCACAGCATCCATCATCACTTTAGAAGTCGAAACTAAAATCACTTGACTATCCGTTCCGTGTTCCGCTTGACTTAACAAATCCGAAGCTACAAAAGCAGGAACAGCCGTATCATCAGCCACTACCAATAACTCCGATGGTCCAGCAGGCATATCAATCGCCACTCCAAATTGCGTTGCTAATTGTTTCGCTACCGTTACATATTGATTTCCAGGTCCGAAAATTTTATAGACTTTTGGAATCGCTTGTGTACCAAATGTCATTCCGGCAATCGCTTGGATTCCACCTACTTTGATGATTTTAGTCACCCCACACAAATTGGCAGCATATAAAATCGCAGGATTGATATTTCCGTTTTTATCAGGAGGTGAACACAATACAATTTCGCTGCAACCCGCTATTTTAGCAGGAACAGCCAACATTAATACTGTCGAAAACAAAGGCGCTGTTCCACCAGGAATGTACAAACCTACTTTTTGAATTGGTCTTTTTTCTTGCCAGCACTGCACCCCTTCGGCAGTTTCTACAGAAATACGTGTTGTTTTTTGGGCTTGGTGAAAGCTTTCTACATTGGCTTTTGCCAAAGCAATTGCTTCTTTCAAATCATTCGGCAAACTTGCAACTGCTGTTTCAATTTCAGCAGTCGTTACTTCGATGTTCTCAAAACTCACACCGTCAAATTGCGTGGTATATTTGGCTACAGCCAAATCTCCGTCTTTTTGAACAGCAGCAAAAATTTCTTTTACTGTTCCTTCGATATCGTTAACCGTTTTCGTTGGCCTTTCTAAAATAGATGTCCAAGAGTCGGGTGTTGGATTGTATATCTTGTTCATTTTGTATTGAGTTAAATAAATTCCAATTTTTTAAATGCCACATTCCAAGTTATGAAGATTGGAATTTGGAATTTTAAAATTGAACTTTTAAAATTTAAAGTACCATTTTCTCAATTGGGCAAACCAAAATTCCTTCAGCACCTGCTTCTTTCAATTGATCGATTACTTCCCAGAAAGTATCTTTATC is from Flavobacterium sp. NG2 and encodes:
- the hisD gene encoding histidinol dehydrogenase, yielding MNKIYNPTPDSWTSILERPTKTVNDIEGTVKEIFAAVQKDGDLAVAKYTTQFDGVSFENIEVTTAEIETAVASLPNDLKEAIALAKANVESFHQAQKTTRISVETAEGVQCWQEKRPIQKVGLYIPGGTAPLFSTVLMLAVPAKIAGCSEIVLCSPPDKNGNINPAILYAANLCGVTKIIKVGGIQAIAGMTFGTQAIPKVYKIFGPGNQYVTVAKQLATQFGVAIDMPAGPSELLVVADDTAVPAFVASDLLSQAEHGTDSQVILVSTSKVMMDAVESEIQAQLEVLPRKAIAEKAIANSKLIFVENDAIALDLINEYGPEHFIVCTADNDFYVDGIQNAGSVFIGNYTPESAGDYASGTNHTLPTNGYAKNYSGVNLDSFMKSMTFQKISEKGIQNIGKAIEIMAEAEGLQAHKNAVTLRLKAIENEK
- the hisC gene encoding histidinol-phosphate transaminase yields the protein MKNNFDINNLVRANVKVLKPYSSARDEFEDFDTAQMVFLDANENPFQNGVNRYPDPQQTSVKVVLAQNKGLNTNQILLGNGSDEVLDLLFRAFCEPKEDNVISLPPTYGMYGVLANINNVEHKEIVLSESFQPRVEAILEAVTPNTKIIFLCSPNNPTGNSFTEESVTTILEKFNCFVVIDEAYIDFSDKASWLAKLDQYPNLIITQTLSKAYGLAGIRLGICYASADVIAVLNKIKPPYNVNELTQQRALERLKDQSKIDNEITSIIAQRESLLEVLNEVSFVEKIYPSEANFILAKVDDANKRYDELIAKGIVIRNRTTQPLCENCLRFTIGTEEENKKLMEALQS